The DNA window AGTTTGTGCAGTTGTATGCCATCGCGCCTCCTCCCGGAATAAAAGACCGGCTCCTCAACATTCTGCAGGAAGAAGATACACCGGAAGGAAATATCATCCTTCCCCAGGAACTGCGCGACCCCGCTCTCCCTTCTTCCAAAGAAACACCGGTAAAAAAAATGTCCGGTCGTAAAACAGCAACAGACCGCATCTGGAAATATGTCGCCGCTGCCATCATCGCATTATTTATCGGTAGTTTAATCCTGAACTTTATCTTCTTCCAGGGATCTACTGATTATAAAAGCCGCTATGAATCGCTGATCGCTGCCAAACAAAAACTGGACGGCGAAAAGGAAAACCAGTCACTGACCGCTCACGCAGAGCTGCAGAAAGAACTGGACATGCTCAAAGATCCCGCTTTCAAATGGATTAAAATAGAAGGCGCTGGCGCCAATGCAGGACAAGTAATTACCGTATGCTGGAACCCCGTTTCCCATGCGCTTTTCCTGATAGCACAGGTAATGCCTTTACCTCCTGTCGGAAAACAATATCAGTTGTGGGTTATCCGCAATAAAAAACTGGTGGATGCTGGTATCTTCCAGAGTGGTGCTCCGCTTGCTCAGAAAATACAACATATGAAGCCGGTGGAATCAGCCGAAGGCTTTGCTGTTACCCTGGAAAAGGCCGGTGGCAGCACCGATCCCAGTATGGACCAGGTACAGCTGTCAGTTAAAATACAGAAATAGTAAGGACTTGTAACTTGTTATAAACTTTATCCGTAACTTACCGGAATTACCGAAAATACCCCGTTAGACCATTAGGAACACGCTCGATACGATTTAACCTTACCAGTCATGTAGCCTTTTGATTACTCAGAAGCAGGATACGTTTGTCTGTGGATATCATCGTACAATTAAAAAACAAATATCAACCATACTTATTTGTCTGTTTTGGAATACCCTGTAACATATACAGAAGCTGAACTGATTGATGGGTTGCGTGCCCGTGATCAGAAAGTCTTCGCATACCTGTATGATCATTATTCTCCCGCTCTCTTCGGCGTGATCGTAAAGGTATTGAATGACAACCACTCGGCCGGAGATGTGCTCCAGGATGTATTTATGAAGATTTGGCGTCATGCCGACCAATACAGAAACGATAAAGGCCGTCTGTTTACCTGGATGCTGAATATTGCCCGGAACACAGCGATAGATATACTTCGGTCCAAAGCCTGGAAACTCGGACAAAAAATCCAAAACATCTCGGAGGACGTACGTTTAAACGATGGTAAGTTAGCCGTGTACCAGTCCGTCGATCATCTTGGTTTTTCCAAAGTCCTGGAAAAACTAACTAAAGAACAACGTGTCCTTATCGATCTGGCTTATTATAAAGGTTGTACCCAGGAAGAAATTTCCAGGTTACTGGGTATACCCCTGGGAACTGTTAAGACCAGATTACGCAATGCCATTATTCAGTTGAGGAACATATTGAACAAATAAACTTTCTTTTTCTCGTGGACGCCCAGTATTTCATATCGTGCGGACTCATTGAGCTGTATGCCGCAGGCATGACTTCTGAAGAAGAAGCACATGACCTGGAAGCCGCTATGCGCCGGTTTCCAGAAGTCGCCGCTGCCGTTGCAGAGTGCCAGCGCGATATGGAAGAGTATGTGCAGCTACAGTCCATCATCCCACCTTCTGCTATCAAATCGCATTTACTTCACCTGATCAATAACGATTCCTTCATGCAGGAAAATTCAGAACCACCTGCACACCCCTTACTACAAACTAAAATCTTATCCATGGAACAAACCAATGTCCTGGCCGTTCCGGAAACCAAAAGCGTTTCCTGGAAGTGGATTGCGGCCGTCGCCTTTGTACTGCTGATTGGCAGTATTATTCTCAATTTCCTGTACTTCAACCGATGGAAGGAATTCCGGGAGTACAAAGACAAGTATCAGTCATTACTACTTTCTCAAAACTCCATCATCTCCAAAACCAATGAGTACAAAACAAGGTTAGAACAACTGCAGGAATCCATGCAGGTTATGGAAGATCCTAAAGTGATGAAAGTGGCCATGCCAGGTACTCAATCCTTCCCGACAGCAGTAGCTACTGTGTTCTGGAATCAGGATAACAAACAGGTATACCTGAAAGTCAACAACCTGCCAGAACCCACTGCCGACAAACAATACCAGCTCTGGGCTATCGTAGATGGCAAACCAGTGGACATGGGCGTGTTTGAAATGGGCGATACAGCAAGCCTGCTGCAGAAAATGAAAGTCACCGGCAAAGCACAAATGTTTGCCGTAACTCTGGAAAAGAAAGGTGGTGCCGCTTCTCCAACCATGGAGCAGATGTACGTAGCCGGAAAAATACCAGGTTGATAACATAATCCGCCGGCAACCACGGT is part of the Chitinophaga flava genome and encodes:
- a CDS encoding anti-sigma factor, coding for MDVQRYISSGILESYVFGLLPESEQGEVETIAEQYPQVKAAVQALLFDREKFVQLYAIAPPPGIKDRLLNILQEEDTPEGNIILPQELRDPALPSSKETPVKKMSGRKTATDRIWKYVAAAIIALFIGSLILNFIFFQGSTDYKSRYESLIAAKQKLDGEKENQSLTAHAELQKELDMLKDPAFKWIKIEGAGANAGQVITVCWNPVSHALFLIAQVMPLPPVGKQYQLWVIRNKKLVDAGIFQSGAPLAQKIQHMKPVESAEGFAVTLEKAGGSTDPSMDQVQLSVKIQK
- a CDS encoding RNA polymerase sigma factor codes for the protein MSVLEYPVTYTEAELIDGLRARDQKVFAYLYDHYSPALFGVIVKVLNDNHSAGDVLQDVFMKIWRHADQYRNDKGRLFTWMLNIARNTAIDILRSKAWKLGQKIQNISEDVRLNDGKLAVYQSVDHLGFSKVLEKLTKEQRVLIDLAYYKGCTQEEISRLLGIPLGTVKTRLRNAIIQLRNILNK
- a CDS encoding anti-sigma factor, whose translation is MDAQYFISCGLIELYAAGMTSEEEAHDLEAAMRRFPEVAAAVAECQRDMEEYVQLQSIIPPSAIKSHLLHLINNDSFMQENSEPPAHPLLQTKILSMEQTNVLAVPETKSVSWKWIAAVAFVLLIGSIILNFLYFNRWKEFREYKDKYQSLLLSQNSIISKTNEYKTRLEQLQESMQVMEDPKVMKVAMPGTQSFPTAVATVFWNQDNKQVYLKVNNLPEPTADKQYQLWAIVDGKPVDMGVFEMGDTASLLQKMKVTGKAQMFAVTLEKKGGAASPTMEQMYVAGKIPG